One Amycolatopsis thermophila DNA segment encodes these proteins:
- a CDS encoding sigma factor-like helix-turn-helix DNA-binding protein, whose product MTVPTAATVFPGADVVASAAAGDAAAIRELVAAITPVVVRYCRARLGPGADDVAQEACLAVLHALPRWEGPLAALVYRTVSAKVDAAGWVPEVISPVTALPAGEREVVVLRVAAGLSAEDTASALTMSTAAVRLRQHRALNRLRRGPR is encoded by the coding sequence ATGACTGTGCCGACCGCGGCGACGGTGTTTCCCGGTGCGGACGTGGTGGCGTCGGCGGCCGCCGGAGACGCCGCGGCGATCCGTGAACTGGTCGCCGCGATCACGCCGGTCGTGGTGCGCTACTGCCGGGCCCGGCTGGGTCCGGGCGCCGACGACGTGGCGCAGGAGGCGTGCCTGGCGGTGCTGCACGCCCTGCCCCGGTGGGAGGGCCCGTTGGCCGCGCTGGTGTACCGGACGGTCTCGGCGAAGGTCGACGCGGCCGGGTGGGTGCCGGAGGTGATTTCTCCGGTGACCGCCCTGCCCGCGGGCGAGCGGGAAGTGGTCGTGCTGCGCGTGGCGGCCGGGTTGTCGGCCGAGGACACGGCGTCGGCGCTGACCATGTCGACGGCCGCCGTGCGCCTCCGGCAGCACCGCGCGCTGAACCGCCTGCGGCGAGGGCCGCGCTGA
- a CDS encoding TetR/AcrR family transcriptional regulator: MNHSPRERMVYSAAQLIRTQGVSGTGMREVVEHASAPRGSLQHYFPGGKDQLVREAVTWAGSFAAARVKRCAQQAPTPSGLFAGMVGQWRDQFREDGFAAGCPLVATTADVVAANEKLRDAVKDGFETWLEPVAESLRGMGVPEERCRTLALLMISSLEGAIVLARAQEDVAPLDAVVHELGPLLDAAVRA, translated from the coding sequence ATGAACCACAGCCCACGGGAACGCATGGTGTACAGCGCCGCGCAGCTCATCCGCACCCAGGGGGTGAGCGGTACGGGCATGCGCGAGGTGGTCGAGCACGCGTCGGCGCCGCGGGGGTCCCTCCAGCACTACTTCCCGGGTGGCAAGGACCAGCTGGTGCGCGAGGCGGTCACGTGGGCGGGGAGTTTCGCGGCGGCCCGGGTGAAACGTTGTGCCCAGCAGGCTCCGACGCCGTCCGGCCTGTTCGCGGGCATGGTCGGCCAGTGGCGGGACCAGTTCCGCGAGGACGGGTTCGCCGCCGGGTGCCCGCTCGTCGCCACCACCGCGGACGTCGTGGCGGCCAATGAAAAGCTCCGCGACGCCGTGAAGGACGGGTTCGAGACGTGGCTCGAGCCGGTCGCGGAGAGCCTGCGCGGCATGGGCGTTCCGGAGGAGCGGTGCCGGACGCTGGCGCTGCTGATGATCAGCTCGCTGGAGGGGGCGATCGTCCTCGCGCGGGCCCAGGAGGACGTCGCCCCGCTCGATGCGGTCGTCCACGAGCTGGGGCCGCTCCTGGACGCGGCGGTCCGCGCCTGA
- a CDS encoding bifunctional phosphatase PAP2/diacylglycerol kinase family protein, producing MRRWVSRADRQLFARVAATDSVLLDRVLPRLGRSANYGGLWWAVSGTLAATRNRRARRAALRGMLALGIASATANGLSKRVIRRARPSTVGIPPVRQLRRAPWTTSFPSGHSASAAAFTAGVALEWPALAAPVGALAAGVATSRVVTGAHYPSDVLAGIGLGFGAAAITLSWWPRTPAGPARAEPHPAPALPTGEGLVLVVNPSAGSANAAVLDRVGNELPQAKIVELDDGEDLEDALTEAARTCRVLGVAGGDGTINAAARTAADHDVPLLVLPAGTLNHFARDLGVETPDDAITALRKGAAVRIDLGSVDSQVFVNTCSTGLYTDLVRYREKWEKRIGKWPAMLVGLVHVLRRAKPQDLVVNGEPRKVWMIFAGNGAYRPRGFAPTYRRSLDDGLLDIRTVYAERPWARTRLVLAVLTGTLRWCTPYQDRPAAPQLTVRAPSGRLDLALDGEVTHVPPDVTLRKRRGALVVYR from the coding sequence ATGCGGCGATGGGTGTCCCGTGCGGACCGGCAACTGTTCGCCCGCGTGGCGGCGACCGATTCCGTTCTCCTGGACCGGGTGTTGCCACGCCTGGGCCGGTCGGCGAACTACGGCGGGTTGTGGTGGGCCGTGAGTGGCACGCTCGCCGCGACGCGCAATCGCCGCGCGAGGCGGGCTGCCTTGCGCGGCATGCTCGCCCTCGGCATCGCCAGCGCGACCGCCAACGGTCTGAGCAAGCGCGTCATCCGCCGCGCCCGTCCGTCGACCGTGGGCATCCCGCCGGTTCGCCAGCTCCGCCGGGCACCGTGGACGACGTCGTTCCCGTCGGGGCATTCCGCCTCCGCCGCGGCCTTCACCGCGGGCGTCGCCCTGGAGTGGCCCGCGCTCGCCGCGCCGGTGGGCGCGCTGGCCGCCGGGGTCGCGACCTCCCGCGTCGTCACCGGTGCCCACTACCCGTCGGACGTGCTCGCCGGCATCGGACTCGGCTTCGGCGCGGCCGCGATCACGCTGTCGTGGTGGCCGCGCACCCCGGCCGGCCCCGCACGGGCCGAACCCCACCCGGCTCCCGCCCTGCCCACCGGCGAGGGGCTCGTCCTCGTGGTCAACCCGTCCGCGGGCAGCGCCAACGCCGCGGTCCTCGACCGCGTCGGCAACGAGCTCCCCCAGGCCAAGATCGTCGAACTGGACGACGGCGAGGACCTCGAGGACGCGCTCACCGAAGCGGCCCGCACGTGCCGCGTCCTGGGCGTCGCCGGCGGGGACGGCACCATCAACGCCGCCGCCCGCACCGCCGCCGACCACGACGTCCCCCTCCTCGTCCTCCCCGCGGGCACGCTCAACCACTTCGCCCGCGACCTCGGCGTCGAAACCCCGGACGACGCGATCACGGCCCTGCGCAAGGGCGCCGCGGTGCGCATCGACCTCGGCAGCGTCGACAGCCAGGTCTTCGTCAACACCTGCAGCACCGGCCTCTACACCGACCTGGTCCGCTACCGCGAGAAGTGGGAGAAGCGGATCGGCAAGTGGCCCGCGATGCTGGTCGGCCTGGTACACGTGCTGCGCCGCGCGAAACCCCAGGACCTCGTGGTGAACGGCGAGCCGCGCAAGGTGTGGATGATCTTCGCGGGCAACGGGGCCTACCGGCCGCGCGGGTTCGCCCCGACCTACCGGCGCAGCCTGGACGACGGGCTGCTGGACATCCGCACCGTCTACGCCGAACGCCCCTGGGCCCGTACGCGCCTGGTCCTCGCCGTGCTCACCGGCACCCTCCGCTGGTGCACGCCGTACCAGGACCGGCCGGCCGCGCCGCAGCTGACCGTCCGCGCCCCGAGCGGACGGCTCGACCTCGCACTGGACGGCGAAGTGACACACGTCCCGCCCGATGTCACGCTGCGCAAACGCCGCGGCGCGCTGGTCGTCTACCGCTGA
- a CDS encoding DUF427 domain-containing protein, translating into MALQLSLRQARELPELRFEPTRKRVRASSGGQVFADSRDAVLVWEPRRVVPQYAFPDDDIRATLSPAGPSEVAERPVSLGPARVLDPSTPFGAHSTEGAALTLQLDGIVLEGAGFRPSDPDLAGYVIVDFAAFDEWREEDEVIVAHPRDPFHRVDVRRGSRHVHIEADSVTLADTKAPRLVFETSLPPRFYLPPSDVDFSRLRESSRESACAYKGRARYWTAADGGRELAWAYEEPLPDAAEIAGYVAFFDEHVDVTLDGERLERPVTPWS; encoded by the coding sequence ATGGCACTGCAGCTGAGCCTCCGGCAGGCACGTGAGCTGCCCGAACTGCGGTTCGAGCCGACGCGCAAGCGGGTGCGGGCGTCCTCCGGCGGGCAGGTGTTCGCTGACTCGCGCGACGCGGTCCTGGTGTGGGAGCCGCGGCGGGTGGTCCCGCAGTACGCCTTCCCGGACGACGACATCCGCGCCACGCTCAGCCCCGCCGGACCGTCCGAGGTGGCGGAGCGGCCGGTGTCGCTCGGACCCGCCCGCGTGCTGGACCCGTCGACGCCCTTCGGCGCCCACTCGACCGAGGGCGCCGCGCTCACGCTGCAGCTGGACGGGATCGTCCTGGAGGGCGCCGGGTTCCGCCCGTCCGACCCCGACCTGGCCGGCTACGTGATCGTCGACTTCGCCGCGTTCGACGAGTGGCGGGAAGAGGACGAGGTGATCGTGGCCCACCCGCGCGACCCGTTCCACCGCGTCGACGTCCGGCGCGGCTCGCGGCACGTCCACATCGAGGCCGACAGCGTCACCCTGGCCGACACGAAGGCGCCCCGGCTGGTGTTCGAGACGTCGCTGCCGCCCCGGTTCTACCTGCCACCGTCCGATGTGGACTTCTCGCGGCTGCGGGAGTCCTCCCGGGAGTCGGCGTGCGCGTACAAGGGCCGGGCGCGGTACTGGACCGCGGCCGACGGCGGGCGGGAGCTGGCGTGGGCGTACGAAGAACCGTTGCCGGACGCCGCGGAGATCGCGGGATACGTGGCGTTCTTCGACGAGCACGTCGATGTGACGCTGGACGGGGAGCGCCTGGAGCGGCCGGTCACCCCCTGGTCCTGA
- a CDS encoding NAD(P)/FAD-dependent oxidoreductase — MKPHIVVLGAGYAGLAAAKLAARRTGARVTLVNAHDRFVERVRLHQLAAGQELTEHPLADLLAGTGVRLVVDRVTGLDAGSKRVRLAGGSEVDYDVLVYALGSHTPVPEHAFGVTGPADAARLRARLAEASTVAVVGGGLTGLETAAELAESHPAVKVRLLTSGVLGEALSHRARRYLREVFAGLGVEVREGVRAAGVRPDGVLLTGGEHVAADTVVWTTGFGVPDLARAAGFAVDDHGRMLVDETLRSVSHPDVYGIGDAAAVRDQHGRELRMACATGLPTAHQVAESVAARLAGRAARPFRFRYFNQCVSLGRRAGLVQFVRADDTPVERILTGRFAARYKEVIVRGAAYAQRRPGVLGVYYRAGALTSGHHPRWSGMVSAPARRAAMTRQRSQGMPTGRSSRSSSPGRPSNPQ; from the coding sequence ATGAAACCCCACATCGTCGTCCTCGGTGCCGGCTACGCGGGACTCGCCGCGGCCAAACTGGCGGCCCGCCGCACCGGCGCCCGCGTGACGCTGGTGAACGCGCACGACCGGTTCGTGGAGCGGGTCCGGCTGCACCAGCTCGCCGCGGGCCAGGAGCTCACCGAGCACCCGCTCGCGGACCTGCTGGCGGGCACCGGCGTGCGGCTGGTCGTGGACCGCGTGACGGGCCTCGACGCGGGAAGCAAGCGGGTCCGGCTGGCCGGCGGGTCCGAGGTGGACTACGACGTGCTGGTGTACGCCCTGGGCAGTCACACGCCGGTTCCCGAGCACGCGTTCGGCGTGACCGGGCCGGCGGACGCGGCGCGGCTGCGCGCGCGGCTGGCCGAGGCGAGCACGGTGGCGGTCGTCGGCGGCGGGCTGACCGGGCTGGAGACCGCGGCCGAGCTGGCCGAGTCGCACCCCGCGGTCAAGGTCCGGCTGCTCACCAGCGGGGTACTCGGGGAAGCGCTGTCCCACCGGGCGCGGCGGTATCTGCGCGAGGTGTTCGCCGGGCTCGGCGTGGAGGTCCGGGAAGGGGTGCGGGCCGCCGGGGTCCGGCCGGACGGGGTGCTGCTCACCGGGGGTGAGCACGTCGCCGCCGACACGGTGGTGTGGACCACCGGGTTCGGGGTGCCGGATCTCGCCCGCGCCGCCGGGTTCGCGGTGGACGACCACGGGCGGATGCTCGTGGACGAGACGCTGCGTTCGGTGTCGCACCCGGACGTCTACGGCATCGGCGACGCGGCCGCCGTGCGCGACCAGCACGGACGGGAGCTGCGGATGGCGTGCGCAACCGGGTTGCCCACCGCGCACCAGGTCGCGGAATCGGTCGCCGCGCGGCTGGCCGGGCGTGCTGCGCGGCCGTTCCGGTTCCGGTACTTCAACCAGTGCGTGAGCCTGGGGCGGCGGGCCGGGCTCGTGCAGTTCGTGCGCGCCGACGACACGCCGGTCGAGCGGATCCTCACCGGGCGGTTCGCCGCCCGGTACAAGGAGGTCATCGTGCGGGGCGCCGCCTACGCGCAGCGGCGGCCGGGGGTTCTCGGCGTCTACTACCGGGCCGGTGCGCTCACCAGCGGTCACCACCCCCGCTGGAGCGGGATGGTGTCCGCGCCGGCGCGGCGGGCGGCGATGACGAGACAGCGCTCGCAGGGCATGCCCACGGGGCGGTCGAGCCGGTCCAGTTCGCCGGGACGGCCCTCGAACCCGCAGTAG
- a CDS encoding SDR family NAD(P)-dependent oxidoreductase — translation MRDYVFDGGTAVVTGAASGIGEALAHALAARGSNLVLLDRDAERLATVAKTVGSTVDVSTHVVDLASAQETAEVAERVLAENPRLTLLVNNAGVALGGRFDQVTLEEFGWVIDINFRAPVQLTHALLPALKASPGSHIATVSSVFGLIAPAGQSAYSASKFAVRGFTEAIRHELAGQVGVTSVHPGGIRTRIAQSARVGSGVPGGMDTRQWERVLRMDPAKAAAIIVDAIEHRKPRVLIGWSAKIPDLLVRLLPGAHSRILGRLG, via the coding sequence ATGCGCGACTACGTGTTCGACGGCGGCACGGCCGTCGTCACCGGGGCGGCGAGCGGCATCGGTGAGGCGCTCGCGCACGCGCTGGCGGCCCGGGGCAGCAACCTGGTGCTGCTGGACCGCGACGCCGAACGGCTGGCGACGGTGGCGAAGACGGTGGGGTCCACAGTGGACGTGTCCACGCACGTGGTGGACCTGGCCTCGGCGCAGGAGACGGCCGAAGTGGCCGAGCGCGTGCTGGCGGAGAACCCGCGGCTGACGCTGCTGGTCAACAACGCCGGGGTGGCGCTGGGCGGGCGCTTCGACCAGGTGACGCTGGAGGAGTTCGGCTGGGTGATCGACATCAACTTCCGCGCCCCGGTCCAGCTGACGCACGCGCTGCTGCCCGCGCTCAAGGCTTCGCCCGGTTCGCACATCGCCACCGTGTCGAGCGTGTTCGGGCTCATCGCGCCGGCGGGGCAGTCGGCGTACTCGGCGAGCAAGTTCGCGGTCCGCGGGTTCACCGAGGCGATCCGGCACGAGCTGGCCGGTCAGGTCGGGGTCACCTCGGTGCACCCGGGCGGGATCCGCACCCGGATCGCGCAGTCCGCGCGGGTCGGCAGCGGGGTGCCGGGCGGGATGGACACGCGGCAGTGGGAACGCGTGCTGCGGATGGACCCGGCGAAGGCGGCGGCGATCATCGTGGACGCGATCGAGCACCGCAAGCCGCGCGTGCTGATCGGGTGGAGCGCGAAGATCCCCGACCTGCTGGTGCGGTTGCTGCCGGGTGCGCACAGCCGGATCCTGGGGCGGCTGGGCTGA
- a CDS encoding flavin-containing monooxygenase, whose translation MPLEHVDVLIVGAGLSGIGAASHLQAECPGKTYAIFEARGAIGGTWDLFRYPGVRSDSDMFTLGYSFEPWTEAKAIADGTSIREYVQRTARTRGIDRKIRFHHRVVRAEWSSDEALWTVEAKRSDTGETVRVTCGFLYVNSGYYRYDQGYAPEFPGQDTFAGTIVHPQHWPEDLDYTGKRVVVIGSGATAVTLLPAMAGDAAHVTMLQRSPSYVLSLPGTDPLADKLRGILPPKVAYPVVRWKNVLTSMLFFQLSRRVPGVVKKLLRKGVSAQVPEGFDVDRHFAPSYDPWDQRVCFVPDGDLFKAVRRGKADIVTDTIEKFTPEGIRLSSGRVLEADIIVTATGLNLLPFGGLELVVDGEPVEIGKRLAYKGMMLSGVPNYAFTIGYTNASWTLKADLVAGYVCRLLNHLDERGLTTCTPVPGPSVTAAAPLIDLKSGYVLRSIDKLPKQGPSAPWRLFQNYPRDVLLMRHGSLEDGAMRFSRTVKPAKERVA comes from the coding sequence ATGCCGCTCGAACACGTCGATGTCCTGATCGTCGGTGCCGGGTTGTCCGGGATCGGCGCGGCCAGCCACCTGCAGGCCGAGTGTCCCGGCAAGACCTACGCGATCTTCGAGGCGCGCGGGGCGATCGGCGGCACGTGGGACCTGTTCCGGTATCCGGGTGTCCGGTCCGATTCGGACATGTTCACCCTCGGCTACTCCTTCGAGCCGTGGACCGAGGCGAAGGCGATCGCCGACGGCACCTCGATCCGCGAGTACGTGCAGCGCACCGCGCGCACCCGCGGCATCGACCGGAAGATCCGGTTCCACCACCGCGTGGTGCGGGCCGAGTGGTCGTCCGACGAGGCATTGTGGACGGTCGAGGCGAAGCGTTCGGACACCGGCGAGACGGTGCGCGTCACGTGCGGATTCCTCTACGTCAACTCCGGGTACTACCGCTACGACCAGGGCTACGCACCGGAGTTCCCCGGGCAGGACACCTTCGCGGGCACGATCGTGCACCCGCAGCACTGGCCCGAGGACCTGGACTACACGGGCAAACGCGTCGTGGTGATCGGCAGTGGCGCCACGGCGGTCACGCTGCTGCCCGCGATGGCCGGCGACGCCGCCCACGTGACGATGCTGCAGCGCTCGCCCAGCTACGTGCTGTCCCTGCCGGGCACCGACCCGCTCGCCGACAAGCTGCGCGGCATCCTGCCGCCGAAGGTGGCGTATCCCGTGGTGCGCTGGAAGAACGTACTGACCAGCATGCTGTTCTTCCAGCTGAGCCGTCGCGTGCCCGGGGTGGTGAAGAAGCTGCTGCGCAAGGGGGTCTCGGCCCAGGTGCCGGAGGGCTTCGACGTCGACCGGCACTTCGCGCCGAGCTACGACCCGTGGGACCAGCGGGTGTGCTTCGTCCCGGACGGTGACCTGTTCAAGGCCGTGCGGCGCGGCAAGGCCGACATCGTCACCGACACCATCGAGAAGTTCACGCCGGAGGGCATCCGGCTGTCGTCGGGGCGGGTGCTCGAGGCGGACATCATCGTCACCGCGACCGGACTGAACCTGCTGCCGTTCGGCGGGCTCGAGCTGGTGGTCGACGGCGAGCCGGTGGAGATCGGGAAGAGGCTGGCGTACAAGGGGATGATGCTCTCCGGCGTCCCCAACTACGCGTTCACCATCGGCTACACCAACGCCTCGTGGACGCTCAAGGCCGACCTCGTCGCCGGGTACGTGTGCCGCCTGCTCAACCACCTCGACGAGCGCGGCCTCACCACGTGCACGCCGGTGCCCGGCCCGTCGGTGACCGCGGCCGCGCCACTGATCGACCTCAAGTCCGGGTACGTGCTGCGCAGTATCGACAAGCTGCCCAAGCAAGGGCCGTCGGCGCCGTGGCGGCTGTTCCAGAACTACCCCCGCGACGTGCTGCTGATGCGGCACGGCTCGCTGGAGGACGGCGCCATGCGGTTCTCGCGGACCGTGAAGCCCGCGAAGGAGCGGGTGGCCTGA
- a CDS encoding alpha/beta fold hydrolase, with protein MDFVDVRGRRARYRVAGDGPPVLLLHGIGRSLRDWSEQQDLLADEYRTYSVDLAGFGRSEPLPGRHTLEALAGFAAEFLDAVGESRPVHVAGNSLGGAVAMRLSVDAPSRVRSLVLVNSAGFGREVTAALRVLAVRPLGKLLLRPSRATAMRTERALFFDRAFATADRVDHALELARQPHAARVMLETARGLGGLRGVREDWRRSLLDAVAAQALPTLVVWGDRDLILPAMHLDAARARLPHAQTRLFTYTGHMPQIERAKEFHDLVTAFWADTP; from the coding sequence ATGGACTTCGTGGACGTGCGCGGGCGGCGGGCCCGCTACCGGGTCGCGGGCGACGGGCCGCCGGTGCTGTTGTTGCACGGCATCGGCCGGAGCCTGCGGGACTGGTCCGAGCAGCAGGACCTGCTCGCCGACGAGTACCGCACCTACAGCGTCGACCTGGCCGGTTTCGGGAGGTCGGAACCGCTACCGGGACGCCACACGCTGGAGGCACTGGCCGGTTTCGCGGCCGAGTTCCTCGACGCGGTGGGGGAGTCCCGCCCGGTCCATGTGGCCGGGAACTCGCTGGGTGGCGCCGTCGCGATGCGGTTGTCGGTGGACGCGCCGTCGCGGGTGCGGAGCCTGGTGCTGGTCAACAGCGCCGGTTTCGGGCGCGAGGTGACCGCCGCGCTGCGCGTGCTCGCGGTGCGGCCGTTGGGCAAGCTGCTGCTCCGCCCGAGCCGCGCCACGGCGATGCGCACCGAGCGGGCGTTGTTCTTCGACCGGGCGTTCGCGACGGCGGACCGGGTCGACCACGCGCTGGAGCTGGCGCGCCAACCCCACGCGGCGCGGGTGATGCTGGAGACGGCTCGCGGCCTGGGCGGTCTGCGGGGCGTGCGGGAGGACTGGCGGAGGTCGCTGCTGGACGCGGTGGCCGCCCAGGCGCTCCCGACGCTCGTCGTGTGGGGCGACCGGGACCTGATCCTGCCGGCGATGCACCTGGACGCGGCACGCGCCCGGCTGCCGCACGCGCAGACGCGGCTGTTCACCTACACCGGCCACATGCCGCAGATCGAACGGGCGAAGGAATTCCACGACCTGGTGACCGCCTTCTGGGCGGACACGCCCTGA
- a CDS encoding GNAT family N-acetyltransferase produces MTTVITLRELGATAAEDVAAVVLACSPGTLQRRFFLPGRPDPWDVLARYRRYLLAGPPHGVALVAVRGRAAVGLLNLVAAEARVAELGIMVADPWQRQGIATGLAAWLRTSGRWQGWTVRAVTQADNLAARALLRRQGFRARHGLDHGEYHYELTMPAPEVA; encoded by the coding sequence ATGACGACTGTCATAACGCTCCGCGAGCTGGGCGCCACCGCGGCCGAGGACGTCGCCGCTGTGGTCCTCGCCTGCTCGCCGGGCACCTTGCAGCGCCGGTTCTTCCTGCCGGGCCGGCCGGATCCGTGGGACGTTCTCGCACGGTATCGGCGCTACCTCCTCGCCGGGCCGCCACACGGGGTGGCGCTCGTCGCCGTGCGTGGGCGCGCCGCGGTGGGCCTGCTGAACCTGGTGGCCGCCGAGGCGCGGGTGGCCGAACTCGGCATCATGGTGGCCGACCCGTGGCAACGGCAGGGCATCGCGACGGGCCTCGCCGCGTGGTTGCGGACCTCCGGGCGCTGGCAGGGGTGGACGGTGCGCGCGGTGACACAGGCGGACAACCTCGCGGCCAGAGCCTTGTTGCGGCGCCAGGGTTTCCGCGCCCGGCACGGCCTGGACCACGGCGAGTACCACTACGAACTGACGATGCCGGCACCGGAGGTCGCATGA
- the sigJ gene encoding RNA polymerase sigma factor SigJ, translating into MDRLARFEANRPRLLGLAYRLLGEASEAEDVVQEAYLRWDASTGVEVPEAWLTKVVTNLCLTRLSSARVRRERYTGPWLPEPVFTDRDEFGPLETAEQRESLSLGLLVLLERLTPPERAAFVLREAFGHSHREIGEILDLDETHVRQLYRRARQHVSEGRKRFTATAEQRRRITERFLAATVEGDVAALEKLLAADAVAWSDGGGKVSAARRPVTGRDKVARYFSGLARDPRAAHAEFTVRCINGEPGLAVHLAGALYAVVVLDPGDDGVVATRTIVNPDKLAFAAAQPV; encoded by the coding sequence GTGGACCGCCTCGCCCGCTTCGAAGCCAACCGCCCGCGCCTGCTCGGCCTCGCCTACCGGCTGCTCGGCGAGGCGTCCGAAGCCGAGGACGTGGTGCAGGAGGCCTACCTCCGCTGGGACGCGAGCACCGGCGTCGAGGTGCCGGAGGCCTGGCTGACCAAGGTGGTCACGAACCTGTGCCTGACCCGCCTGAGCTCCGCGCGGGTGCGGCGCGAGCGCTACACCGGGCCGTGGCTGCCCGAGCCGGTGTTCACCGACCGCGACGAGTTCGGCCCGCTGGAGACCGCCGAGCAGCGCGAGTCGCTCTCGCTCGGACTGCTCGTCCTGCTGGAACGGCTGACCCCACCGGAGCGCGCGGCGTTCGTGCTGCGCGAGGCGTTCGGTCACAGCCACCGCGAGATCGGCGAGATCCTCGACCTCGACGAGACCCACGTGCGGCAGCTCTACCGGCGCGCGCGGCAGCACGTCAGCGAGGGGCGCAAGCGTTTCACCGCGACCGCCGAGCAGCGGCGCCGGATCACCGAACGATTCCTCGCCGCGACCGTCGAAGGCGATGTGGCGGCGCTGGAAAAGCTGCTCGCCGCTGACGCCGTCGCCTGGTCGGACGGCGGCGGCAAGGTCAGCGCGGCCCGCCGCCCGGTCACCGGCCGGGACAAGGTCGCACGCTACTTCTCCGGTCTGGCCCGTGACCCGCGGGCGGCGCACGCCGAGTTCACGGTGCGCTGCATCAACGGGGAGCCCGGTCTCGCGGTGCACCTGGCAGGCGCGCTGTACGCGGTGGTGGTGCTCGACCCCGGTGACGACGGGGTGGTCGCGACGCGGACGATCGTGAACCCGGACAAGCTCGCGTTCGCCGCCGCCCAGCCGGTGTGA
- a CDS encoding winged helix-turn-helix transcriptional regulator has translation MRRTSFARWPCSIARTMDLLGDRWTPLVLREAFYGVRRFDEFQRTLGIARNTLTDRLRRLVEEGLLEKRPYQTEPLRHDYVLTEKGRDFFGVLAAMSRWGDRWLADEAGPPVTLHHEACGHDTHAEVVCAHCGDPLTSEDTRMRRGPGFPERLAERPEVRKRFA, from the coding sequence ATGAGGCGTACCTCCTTCGCGCGGTGGCCGTGTTCCATCGCGCGCACCATGGACCTGCTGGGTGACCGGTGGACACCCCTGGTGCTGCGCGAGGCGTTCTACGGGGTGCGGCGGTTCGACGAGTTCCAGCGGACGCTGGGGATCGCGCGCAACACCCTCACCGACCGGCTGCGGCGGCTCGTCGAGGAGGGGCTGCTGGAGAAGCGGCCCTACCAGACCGAGCCGCTCCGCCACGACTACGTCCTCACCGAGAAGGGCCGGGACTTCTTCGGGGTCCTCGCCGCGATGTCCCGCTGGGGCGACCGGTGGCTCGCCGACGAGGCCGGCCCGCCGGTCACTCTCCACCACGAGGCCTGCGGGCACGACACCCACGCCGAGGTCGTGTGCGCCCACTGCGGCGACCCGCTGACCTCGGAGGACACCCGGATGCGCAGGGGGCCCGGCTTCCCGGAGCGGCTGGCTGAGCGGCCGGAGGTGCGGAAGCGCTTCGCCTGA
- a CDS encoding TetR/AcrR family transcriptional regulator, which yields MTPESATRPRPARGRRVPRPTGDERELAILATAERLLADRPLSEISIDDLARGAGISRPTFYFYFRSKDAVLLTLLDRVTEEADRASSAVFDHPGPSPAQRWRDCLDAIYTTFRAHRAVALAAAQARHTNAEVRQLWAGMMETWVSRTAEAIEAERARGAAPGGLPARDLAIALNSMNERVLYATFGGDGPAVPEADVVDVLLDVWLTTIYRTPSPPAEPFRQAAPG from the coding sequence ATGACGCCCGAGTCCGCCACCCGGCCCCGGCCGGCTCGCGGTCGCCGCGTGCCCCGGCCCACCGGCGACGAGCGGGAGCTGGCGATCCTGGCCACGGCCGAGCGCCTGCTGGCGGACCGGCCGCTGAGCGAGATCTCGATCGACGACCTCGCCCGCGGCGCCGGGATCTCCCGGCCGACGTTCTACTTCTACTTCCGCTCCAAGGACGCGGTGCTGCTCACGCTGCTGGACCGGGTCACCGAGGAGGCCGACCGGGCCTCCTCGGCGGTGTTCGACCACCCCGGCCCCAGCCCCGCTCAGCGCTGGCGCGACTGCCTCGACGCCATCTACACCACGTTCCGCGCCCACCGCGCGGTCGCGCTCGCGGCCGCGCAGGCCCGGCACACCAACGCCGAGGTGCGGCAGCTGTGGGCGGGCATGATGGAGACGTGGGTCAGCCGCACGGCCGAGGCGATCGAGGCCGAGCGCGCCCGCGGCGCCGCGCCCGGCGGGCTGCCCGCGCGTGACCTCGCCATCGCGCTGAACTCCATGAACGAGCGCGTCCTGTACGCGACGTTCGGCGGCGACGGGCCCGCGGTACCCGAGGCGGACGTCGTGGACGTGCTGCTCGACGTGTGGCTCACGACCATCTACCGCACCCCCAGCCCGCCCGCTGAACCGTTTCGGCAGGCCGCGCCCGGGTAG